The Microbacterium sp. KUDC0406 genome includes a window with the following:
- a CDS encoding MFS transporter translates to MRTFLQVLVNTMVANVTTSFLWFALTFWVYLETKNVMATGIVGGAYMLLVAVFSIVFGTFVDRHRKRSVFIFSSAVTAVAFVAALAVYLWQPEQALLDFGGPWFWVFCGVILLGAVVEQMRNIALSTTVTLLVPVERHANANGMVGTVQGLAFLVTSVFSGLAIGFLGMGGTLVIAVGLTVVSLVHILFVQIPEEAPKVDPDASSTMDVRGSIRAIRAVPGLFVLLFFAMFNNLIGGVYMALMDPYGLELMSVQLWGIALAVASTGFLIGGAVVASRGLGRNPIRTMLLLVIGMGALGAVFTIRDWWPLYVVGIWVYMALIPAVEAAEQTVIQKVVPFERQGRVFGFASAMEASAAPITAFLIAPIAQYAIIPFVQSAQGQQTWGWLVGDGRARGIALIFFFAGLATIALGLIAFTTRAYRRLSASYAADPAGGEPPTQGTDAGELAPDATPLTARGGLVDPSAPGGRAEHGTPDA, encoded by the coding sequence TGCGCACATTCCTGCAGGTGCTGGTGAACACGATGGTGGCCAATGTCACCACCAGCTTCCTGTGGTTCGCGCTCACGTTCTGGGTGTACCTCGAGACGAAGAACGTCATGGCGACCGGCATCGTCGGCGGTGCGTACATGCTGCTCGTCGCCGTCTTCTCGATCGTGTTCGGCACGTTCGTCGACCGGCACCGCAAGCGGTCGGTGTTCATCTTCTCGAGCGCGGTGACCGCTGTCGCGTTCGTCGCGGCGCTGGCGGTCTACCTCTGGCAGCCCGAGCAGGCGCTGCTCGACTTCGGCGGCCCCTGGTTCTGGGTGTTCTGCGGCGTGATCCTGCTCGGTGCGGTGGTCGAGCAGATGCGCAACATCGCTCTCTCCACGACGGTGACGCTGCTGGTGCCGGTCGAACGGCATGCCAACGCGAACGGCATGGTCGGCACCGTGCAGGGGCTCGCGTTCCTCGTCACGAGCGTCTTCAGCGGCCTCGCCATCGGCTTCCTGGGCATGGGCGGCACGCTCGTGATCGCGGTCGGGCTGACCGTCGTCTCGCTCGTGCACATCCTGTTCGTGCAGATTCCCGAAGAGGCGCCGAAGGTCGACCCGGATGCGTCCTCGACGATGGACGTGCGCGGCAGCATCCGTGCGATCCGCGCCGTTCCCGGTCTGTTCGTGCTGCTGTTCTTCGCGATGTTCAACAACCTCATCGGGGGCGTCTACATGGCGCTGATGGACCCGTACGGGCTCGAGCTGATGTCGGTGCAGCTCTGGGGCATCGCGCTCGCCGTGGCCTCCACCGGCTTCCTCATCGGCGGGGCGGTGGTCGCGTCCAGGGGGCTCGGGCGCAATCCGATCCGCACGATGCTGCTGCTCGTGATCGGCATGGGCGCGCTCGGAGCGGTCTTCACGATCCGGGACTGGTGGCCGCTGTACGTCGTCGGCATCTGGGTCTACATGGCGCTGATCCCGGCGGTCGAGGCCGCCGAGCAGACCGTGATCCAGAAGGTCGTCCCGTTCGAGCGGCAGGGCCGCGTGTTCGGGTTCGCGTCGGCGATGGAGGCGTCCGCGGCGCCCATCACGGCCTTCCTCATCGCACCGATCGCCCAGTACGCGATCATCCCCTTCGTCCAGTCCGCGCAGGGACAGCAGACCTGGGGCTGGCTGGTCGGCGACGGCCGGGCGCGCGGCATCGCGCTGATCTTCTTCTTCGCAGGCCTCGCGACGATCGCGCTCGGGCTGATCGCGTTCACCACCCGGGCCTACCGCCGGCTGAGCGCCTCCTACGCGGCCGATCCCGCCGGAGGCGAGCCCCCGACGCAGGGCACGGATGCCGGCGAGCTGGCGCCCGATGCCACCCCGCTGACCGCTCGCGGCGGCCTCGTCGACCCGTCCGCGCCCGGCGGCCGCGCCGAACACGGCACTCCGGATGCCTGA